In the genome of Lynx canadensis isolate LIC74 chromosome X, mLynCan4.pri.v2, whole genome shotgun sequence, one region contains:
- the LOC115506857 gene encoding LOW QUALITY PROTEIN: nascent polypeptide-associated complex subunit alpha-like (The sequence of the model RefSeq protein was modified relative to this genomic sequence to represent the inferred CDS: deleted 1 base in 1 codon): MGSLSAAILVLRSPHKRPGEAPETVPATEQELPQPQAETGSGTESDSDESVPELEEQDSTQATTQQAQLAAAAEIDEKPVSKAKQSRSEKKARKAMSKLGLRQVTGVTRVTILFVITKPDVHKSPASDTYIVLGEAKIEDLSQQAQLAAAEKFKVQGEAVSNTQENTQTPTVQEESKEEEVDETGVEVKDIELVMSQANVLRAKAVRALKNNSDDIVNAIMELTM, translated from the exons ATGGGCTCTCTTTCTGCCGCCATCTTGGTTCTGCGTTCCCCGCACAAAAGGCCTGGTGAAGCCCCAGAAACCGTGCCTGCTACAGAGCAGGAGTTGCCACAGCCCCAGGCTGAGACAGGGTCTGGAACAGAATCCGACAGTGATGAATCAGTACCAGAGCTTGAGGAACAGGATTCCACACAGGCAACCACCCAACAAGCCCAGCTGGCAGCAGCAGCTGAAATCGATGAAAAACCAGTCAGTAAAGCAAAACAGAGCCGGAGTGAAAAGAAGGCACGGAAGGCTATGTCCAAACTAGGTCTTCGACAGGTTACAGGGGTTACAAGAGTCACTATCCTCTTTGTCATCACAAAACCAGATGTCCACAAGAGCCCAGCTTCAGATACCTACATAGTTTTGGGGGAAGCCAAGATCGAGGATTTATCTCAGCAGGCACAACTAGCAGCTGCTGAGAAATTCAAAGTTCAAGGTGAAGCTGTCTCAAACACTCAAGAAAACACACAGACT CCAACTGTACAAGAAGAGAGTAAAGAGGAAGAGGTTGATGAAACAGGTGTAGAGGTTAAGGACATAGAACTGGTCATGTCGCAAGCAAATGTATTAAGAGCAAAGGCAGTTCGAGCCCTGAAGAACAACAGTGATGATATTGTAAACGCTATTATGGAATTAACAATGTAA